TCTGTCGCTGGAATCGTTTCGGCAGGACTTGAATGCAGAAATGAATCGTGCCAAAGATAAATACGATAAAATGCCCAAAGGCGTATACACCGGATTTAAAAGAGAAACTGAAATTTGTCCCGAAGACGGTATCCTTGCCTTGCTGGGGTACCCTGCCAGGCCTTCCGGCGTTACGGATTTTTCATACAGCTCCCACGATTTGATTTATATCGATAAAGAGGGCAACAGCGTTTTGCTTAACCAGAAAGAAGTGCTTGATGCGCTGGCCAAACACAAGGATAAAAGCCGTTATGTGCCGCCGGAAGTTGACAGGGGCGAAGAAGAGGCCATTAAGTCTCTGGCGGATTCCATGAAATCATGGCTAAAAAAACGGGTAGTTGAAGAAGTCGAAGACGAAGAAGGCAACACCAAAACCAAAATGGGTAAATCCGCCAAAGACGTGCTGAACAAGTTAAAATCCGGTGACATCTCCGCCGTAAAGAGACTCAAGGAAAATATTACAATTGAAGATAAATTTCAAAGTGATAATTTTGATTTAATCGTCTGGTTTCTGGCAAGTTAATGTCCGGGGGATAACATGAATCCGCAATATTTTAGCGATCAGGGTTTTTATTTTTCCATTAAAAAATTTTTTAAAGACCTTAATATCCCCGTTCATTATATGACCGAGCAGCCTGCTTCGGCCAAAGATATCATTTCAAATACCTTTAAGCCCCAAAATCCCGCTCATCAGATGATCGAAGATGTTTATTTTTTAGGGATGGTGGATGACAGGGCGTTCAACAATCAACCCTCGATAATAGATGATAACCAATTGAGAAAAAAGGACTACGACGGGCTTCTGCTATTTGGCGTCACCCTTGACCGGAAAGGTGGAAAGCTTCCGACCCGCGGCCAGATAGCCGAAGTTACAAGGGCCTTTAACCGCGAATTCCACTATACCCCGGTTGTTATCGTGTTCAAATATAGCCGCTATATTTGTTTTTCAAACTGCGAAAGGATTCTTTACAAGCAGAAATGGCGCGAAGGTGAAAAAGCCGGCAAAGTGTCCCTGCTCATGGACATCGACACCGTAAATACCCATACCGGCCATTTAAAAATCCTGCAAAATCTGGCTATCCCCACATCCGGCAAAAAGGCAGTCACCACTTTTGAAGGCCTGTACAACTACTGGCAGGAAGTTTTCAGTGTTGCCCTGCTGAGCAAGCGTTTTTACCAGGACTTATCCAGTTGGTATTTCTGGGCCCTAAAGCACGTCGAGTTTCCGGATGATGCTGAAAAAGACCGGGATGTCAGAAATGCTACCAGTGTCATCCGTCTGATCACCCGTTTGATGTTTGTCTGGTTCCTAAAGGAAAAGAAACTGGTTCCGGATGCGCTTTTTGACAAAGATGAGCTTGATGAGCACCTGGATTATAAAGACTCTCATGACAGCACCTATTACAAGGCGATTTTACAAAACCTGTTTTTTGCGACGTTAAATACCAAAATGAAAAAGGATGATCCTGAAAGTCGCAAATTTGTCAATCGCCAGTATGGCATTCAGGAATTCTACCGTTACGAAAGATTTTTTAAAGACAAGAACAAAGCATTAAAACTGTTTGAAACCATCCCGTTTTTAAACGGCGGGTTGTTTGAAAACCTGGATAAAAATATAGCCCAAACCAATGAAGTCAGGATAGACTGTTTTTCCAACCGGCCTGTGTATGAAAAGCGATTGAAGGTGCCGGATTTTCTTTTTTTCGGTGCTGCGGATCAAATCGATTTAAGCGATGTTTACGGCAGTCAAAAGCGCAAAAATGAAACGGTCAGAGGCATTATCCATATTTTAAATTCGTATAAATTCACTATCGCCGAAAATACGCCCATCGAAGAAGAAATCGCCCTTGACCCGGAGCTGTTGGGCAAGGTGTTTGAAAACCTGCTGGCAAGCTATAACCCGGAAACAAAAACCACCGCACGCAAACAGACCGGATCGTTTTACACACCCAGGGAAATCGTCAACTATATGGTGGATGAATCCCTGATCGCCTACCTTGAAGGTAAATTAATCGCGCTTTATGAAAAGGAGTCCGGGCTCACAACAGAAACACCGCCGTCTCAAAAATCCATGTTCGGCAAACAAAAACCGGTGCAATCCAAAATTGTACCAACAAAACCAAAGATAACCGCTAAGGTAAAAAAAGAAATCAATGATAAACTCCGCCACCTGCTGTCCTATTCTACGGAAGATCATCAATTTTCAAAACACGAAGTAAAAACAATTATTGATGTGCTGGACAATGCCAAAATCCTTGATCCGGCTTGTGGTTCCGGTGCTTTCCCCATGGGCATGTTGCATAAAATGGTGCATATTCTTACCAAGCTCGATCCTCAAAACAAGCAGTGGAAGCAGCGGCAAATCGAAAATCAGACTCGCCAAATAAAGCAAGACATCTCTTATGCTGAAAAAATAAAAGACGACAAGGCCAGACAAAAAGCAATGGATGAGCTGGAAGAACGAATGGCAACCATTAATGATGCGTTTGATACCAATGAGCTGGATTTCGGTCGCAAACTCTATCTGATCGAAAACTGCATCTTCGGTGTGGATATCCAACCCATTGCCGTGCAGATTGCCAAGCTCCGTTTTTTTATTTCACTGATTGTTGATCAACTCACTGATGAAAATAAGGAAAACCTGGGGATTATACCTTTGCCGAATTTAGAGACTAAGTTTGTTGCGGCCAACACGCTGATCGGAATTGATAAAAAGGGGCAAATAGGACTCAATTTTCAAAATTCGGAAATCAATAAAAAAGAAAAAGAACTGGCCAAAGTGCGAGAACGGCACTTTTCAGCCCGCACTCCCAACACCAAGGAAAAATATAGGCAAAAAGATGAAAATTTAAGAAATGAAATTGCCGAACTTTTAAAAAAGGATGGCTTTGCCTCAGAGGTTACCCAAAAACTGGCGCATTGGAACCCCTATGATCAAAATACATTTGCTGATTTTTTTGATATGGACTGGATGTTCGGTGTGAAGGACGGGTTTGATATCGTGATTGGAAATCCGCCGTATGGAGTAAAATTTAGTTCCGAAGAAAAAAAGCTTTATAATTCTTTATTTAGACATCAAGATTATCAACTTGATAGCTATCTCTTATTTTTAGAGAAAGGTGTTCAATTAGTTAGAGCTGGTGCTGGCATTACATACATAATTCCCAACCCGTGGCTAACTAATCTAAAATTAAAAAAAATTAGAAAATATATATCCAACGAAGTAACTGTATCGGGAATAACGCATTATATGCGAAAAGTATTTGATGCAGTTGTTGATACCGAAGTCGTTCTTCTAAAAAAATCCATACCCAATAATAATATTGTAAACATAATAATTTATCAGGATAAAGATAAGTTTGATAGTCGTTCTATACCTCAACATAAGTGGCAGGTTTTAAATGGAGAGCCAATTAATATTTTCATAGATGAAAAAACTGAAAAATTGATTGATATAATAAAAAACAATACAATTCTGCTAAGAAATATCTGTAATATCACCGTAGGAATGAAACCATATCAAAATGGAAAAGGTAAACCTAAGCAAACAAAAAATGTTGTTAAAAATAGAGTATTTGATGCGACATATAAAAAGGGTAAAAGCTATAGACCTTTATTGCGCGGAAGAGACATTGAGAAATTCGTTGTTAAATGGGAAGGAAACAGGTGGATTAATTATGGAGATTGGTTAGCAGAGCCAAGATATACTGCCAATTTTGATGCGAAAGAAAAAATTGTTATACGTCAAACAGGTGATAGCTTGATTGCGACTTTAGATATCGATCAGTTTGTTTGTATGAATAATATGCACGTAATTCACTCAAAAAGTAATGAATTTAATTTGAAATATATACTTGGTTTAATTAATTCAAATTTATTGAATTTTTATTATCAAAGTCTTAACCCTGAAAAGGGAGAAGCTCTTGCAGAAGTAAAAAAAGAAAACGTCGAAAAATTAGTTATAAAGAACGCGAGTGAAACAAAGAAGAAAGGGATTATCGGTCTTGTTGACAAAGTCCTAACCACTAAAAAATCAAATCCTTCAGCCGACACAACCGCTCTCGAAGCTGAAATCGATGCACGCGTTGCCCACCTTTATAATTTGACGGAAGAAGAATACGCGCTGGTTTTGAAAGAAACGAACTGCCCGGACCCTTTCCGCGTCGCAGCTTTAAACGTTTACCGCGATATTGATAAGGGAAAAATAAAATGATACTCTTTTTGTTAACTATTGTCCGCTTGATATCAGAACGGAGCATCTGTTTGCAAAATTTCTTGGCATAAGTTAAAAAGGTGAATCACAATGAAAACCGTTTTAAATCAGCCTAATGGCGCCAATTTTCTGCTTGCGGATTTACATCTGCACACACCTGATGATCCTCAATTTACTTGCCCGCCCGGTACTGATCTTGAGAGCAATCATGGGAAGGCCAATTTTGCCGCATCTTATATTAAAGCGGCAAAAGATAAGGGGCTTTCCATTCTGGCTGTTACCGAACATAACAGTGTTGAATGGATTGATTTAATCCGAAATGCTGCGTCGGGGTCGGGGATTATTGTTTTTCCCGGTTTTGAAATAGGAACCACCAGCGGATCAGATGGCGTCCACCTCTTATGTATTTTTGAACCGGATCGACCCCAGGATGAACTGGATGATCTGCTTACCCAGATGGGTCTTCCGAGAGACAGCCGGTTTCACGATGACAAGACCCCCAAACTTTGCAGTAGACCAGTCGATGACGCTATCAACTTTGTTCAGGATAACGGCGGGATTGCCATTGCCGCGCATGTATTGAGTGAAAACGGTATGTTAAAGAAAGAATCGATGCGGGGCGAAATTCGTGTGAATGCCTGGAAAAATCAAAGACTGTTTGCTGCTGAAATACCTAAGGCACGCTCTTTTTATGATAATAAAGATACCTTTGCAGCGCGAGTAATCCGCAACGATATGGATATTTATAAGCGCAAGCGTCTCATCGCATGTATCTATTCATCAGATGCCCGCAAGCTTGATGATATCGGGCGCCGAACGACCTGGATTAAACTTAGTTCTTTGACAATTGAGGGTTTGAAACAGGCATTTCTTGATTGGGAAGCACGAATTCGCCATCCTGAGGAACTTATAAAAACTGATTATTCCCAAATTGTCGCAGTGGAATGGATCGGCGGTTTTCTTGACGGATTAAAGATTCATTTCAACAAAAACTTAAATGCTCTCATCGGAGGTAAAGGCACGGGCAAATCGACAGTTCTCGAAACTATTCGCTATGTTCTCGGGCATGAACCTATGGGTGAGGAACCGCGCCGGCAATATGAGGCAATTCTAAAGGACGTATTCCGCCCGGGATCAACTGTGCGGATTCTCGTTGAAGTCACCGCTCCAGGGCCGTCACGTTATTTAATTGAAAGATCATTCCCATACGATCCTGTTGTTTTTCGTTGGAATGAGGACCTTATGGAAGTATCCGAAGAACTTCCAGGAGTTTCTCCGGTAGATATAATAGGAAAGATAGAGGTATATGGTCAAAAAGAGATTCTTGAATTGTCGAGAAAAGAAGATATACAGGTCAAGTTGTTGAAAAGGTTTCTCGACCCGCGTGAACAGACATCCTTAGACGAACGTGAAAATGAATGTTTGCGCAAATTATCTGAAAATGTTCAAATACTTATCAAGATGGAACGAGATAAAGAGACCATTGAGGAAAGAAGCCGCCAGCTAATATCCCTTCGTGAAAAATTGCGGCAGTATGAATCGGCAGGGATTAAGGATCAGTTGTCGGAACAGCGTTCTTATGTGCAGGAGGAGAATTTGTTTCAAAGGATTGACGAACTGCTCCGCAACCTGGAAACCCGACTGGAAACATTTACTGAAGCATCAAATATTTCATCGGAATTCTTAAGTGATAAATATTTGAAAGAACATCCACATGTCGATATCTTCAAGGAGCTTGGCAAAGAACTTGACGATCTTGATCAATCTGTAAAAAAGGCTCTTTTATCCATCAGCAGGGCAATAAACAATGCTCGCTTGAAATTGTCGGATTCAAAAAAGAAGTGGGAGCCGGACAACATTGAGCAAAGGAAAAGATATCAGAATACGCTTATAAAGCTCCAGACAGAAAGCTTTGATCCTAATGATTATATCGAAGTTGAAAGAAAAATCGGCAGATTGGCACCGCTGGTCAAGGAGGGCAAGCGGATTGATATCCGCCATAAGGAACTAATAAACCGACGAATTCAACTTCTTCATGAGTTGCAGGCAGTTCGGCAGGAAAGTCACCGGGCACTTGCCAAAGTTGCTGATTTTATTAATCAGGAATTATCAGGAATTTTGCGGGTCGATTTGGAATATGAAGGGCAAAAAGATGAGTTTGCAAAACAACTGGCCGATTTAAAATCCGGCGTCCGAAATGATCAAATTCAACGCATCATAAAACATCTCGAATTTACTCCGGCAAGGTTCGCGCAGGAAATTAGAAAGGGCATTGAATATATAGAGGAAAGTTTTGGGATTACAAATGCTGCCGCTCAGGCACTCTGGCGGGCCTGTACTCAGGAAGTGGTTTACGATTTTGAGATATTTGCAATTCCACCTTCAATTTCGATTCAATTAAACATAGGAGCTTTGCTGTCTCCTCAATATAAAGAGACAAAACATCTTTCAATCGGCCAGAAATGCACGGCAATACTTATGCTGATTCTGCTGCGGACTCCTTATCCTTTAATTGTAGACCAGCCTGAAGACGATCTGGATAATAGTTTTGTTTATAGTGATGTCGTAAAACGTCTTCGGCGTGAAAAAGAGTACAGGCAGTTTATCATAGCGACCCATAATGCGAATATTCCTATTCTCGGAGATGCTGAATTGATACAGGTTCTCTATGCCGATGAAGGCAATCTGATTCTTGAAAAATGTATCAGGGGTTCGATTGACGACTTTCAGATAAGAGAACCTGTGGAAACTATATTGGAAGGCGGCCATGATGCATTTGAATTCCGCAAGTCCAAATACGGGTTTTAATAAGGAAGAGCTAATATGGACAAAATAGAACTTTTAGAACTTATTAATAAAGGCGAATCCAGCTTTGTGGAATTCAAAGCGGATACACCGGATATTAAAGCGGAAACAATCGCGGAGTATGTTGTATGCTTTGCAAATTCAAAGGGCGGAAAAATTCTGCTCGGAATTGAAGATGACGGAACCATAACAGGGCTGAAAGGCAGGTTTGCTGAATACGGTACATGGATATCAGATGCTGTTCAGGGTTGGGTGCATCCGAATATTATTGTTGATTATGAGGAGGTGCCTGTAGAAGAAGATTTGCGGGTTGCCGTGA
The sequence above is a segment of the Candidatus Desulfatibia profunda genome. Coding sequences within it:
- a CDS encoding N-6 DNA methylase, with product MDIDTVNTHTGHLKILQNLAIPTSGKKAVTTFEGLYNYWQEVFSVALLSKRFYQDLSSWYFWALKHVEFPDDAEKDRDVRNATSVIRLITRLMFVWFLKEKKLVPDALFDKDELDEHLDYKDSHDSTYYKAILQNLFFATLNTKMKKDDPESRKFVNRQYGIQEFYRYERFFKDKNKALKLFETIPFLNGGLFENLDKNIAQTNEVRIDCFSNRPVYEKRLKVPDFLFFGAADQIDLSDVYGSQKRKNETVRGIIHILNSYKFTIAENTPIEEEIALDPELLGKVFENLLASYNPETKTTARKQTGSFYTPREIVNYMVDESLIAYLEGKLIALYEKESGLTTETPPSQKSMFGKQKPVQSKIVPTKPKITAKVKKEINDKLRHLLSYSTEDHQFSKHEVKTIIDVLDNAKILDPACGSGAFPMGMLHKMVHILTKLDPQNKQWKQRQIENQTRQIKQDISYAEKIKDDKARQKAMDELEERMATINDAFDTNELDFGRKLYLIENCIFGVDIQPIAVQIAKLRFFISLIVDQLTDENKENLGIIPLPNLETKFVAANTLIGIDKKGQIGLNFQNSEINKKEKELAKVRERHFSARTPNTKEKYRQKDENLRNEIAELLKKDGFASEVTQKLAHWNPYDQNTFADFFDMDWMFGVKDGFDIVIGNPPYGVKFSSEEKKLYNSLFRHQDYQLDSYLLFLEKGVQLVRAGAGITYIIPNPWLTNLKLKKIRKYISNEVTVSGITHYMRKVFDAVVDTEVVLLKKSIPNNNIVNIIIYQDKDKFDSRSIPQHKWQVLNGEPINIFIDEKTEKLIDIIKNNTILLRNICNITVGMKPYQNGKGKPKQTKNVVKNRVFDATYKKGKSYRPLLRGRDIEKFVVKWEGNRWINYGDWLAEPRYTANFDAKEKIVIRQTGDSLIATLDIDQFVCMNNMHVIHSKSNEFNLKYILGLINSNLLNFYYQSLNPEKGEALAEVKKENVEKLVIKNASETKKKGIIGLVDKVLTTKKSNPSADTTALEAEIDARVAHLYNLTEEEYALVLKETNCPDPFRVAALNVYRDIDKGKIK